ATCTGTTAACAATTCCAATTCTCTGTTATTCTTTGTCTCAGATAACCATAACCTTATTCCGTTAAATTCTGTCAAAAAACTATCCCAAACACCCAAATCTGCTCTTAACTCCTTAGTTATCCTTATTTTGTGGAATGGTTTTTTAACCCCTGTCGTAGCCTTTTCCAACCTTCTCTTAAATATCCGACCCATTGGAATTACTCTACATGCAAAGTTCAGAAGCCCCAAAGCCTGTTGCATTTCTCTCAACGTTACTTTTTTAGTCCCCATTAAATTATGTATTGCCtgcttgcttttttctactttatccCTTGGCAACCTGCACCTCCTGGCTTTTGTATCTATCTCAATTCCCAAAAATGTCAACTTTGTAGTTGGCTGCACTGTCTTTTCGTCCGCTACTGGGACACCTAACTCTTTTAGCATCTGTAAAAATCTTAACAAGGTTTCCTGGCATTTCCCTGTTTGTTTAGGCCCTATGATTAAAAAATCATCTAGGTAGTGGGCTATGGCCGCATTCCCCGACCTTTGGCATATAAGCCAATGCAAAAATGTGCTAAACATCTCAAAATATGAACATGAAATTGCACATCCCATAGGTAAGCATAAATCCACAAAAAATGCTCCCTGAAAATAACACCCGGTCAACTTAAAACTCTCTGGGTGTAAAGGTAAAAGCCTAAATGCAGACTCTATGTCCACCTTTGCTAACAATGCCCTGTCCCCCTGTCCCTTTACTATTTCTAAAGCTTCGTCGAAAGACTGGTACTGCACCTTGCACTGTTCTTTATCTAGTGCATCATTCACTGATGCCCCTACTGGATATGAAAGGTGCTGTATCATCCTGAATTTACCTTGCTCTTTTTTGGGCACTACGCCTAGTGGAGATACCACCAGGCCCTCTATGGGGATGACTTCAAATGGCCCTGCCATCCTACCTGCTTTTacttctttttcaattttttgttttaaaacatcctCATGCTGGCcagctgattttaaatttttatagattttactaGGGGGGGGTGTTTGCGCTACAGGAATCTTAAAACCGTCCAAAAAACCCTTTGCTAAGAATACTGCTGCCTCTTTATCTGGGTAACCAAGTAATGACTCACTTAGTTTGCCCATCTGCACTGGCGTTGCCGCTCTTTTGCTGAGCGCCTCGAAAGGGCTGCCTGTTTGCTTGGGTCTCCCTTTTCCTGTTACATTCACTTACAACATGAGAAGATCCACATGCAGAGCATGCATGCCTAAATTTGCATGCATACCCTCTATTACATCTCCTCTCGTTGTATGCGAAACACACGTTCCTTGGTTTGACCGTATAGCTCCCTTTGTTCACATTATAGCTTGTATTACTCTCTTTAGACACCAATCTTGTCCATAAATCTATGTCCTTCTGCCCGAAAGATAACATTTTactatttacaatctttttcctgAAAGCCTGGTCATTATCATACCATGAAGTACCCTTGTAAAACAGATATGtgtcaattattgtatcaatgtaTTTTATGATATTCAAACTCTGCTCCGGCTTTTTAACTAGGTATACGCTTGAGAAAACCAAAAACCCTTTCA
Above is a genomic segment from Xenopus laevis strain J_2021 chromosome 3L, Xenopus_laevis_v10.1, whole genome shotgun sequence containing:
- the LOC121401560 gene encoding uncharacterized protein LOC121401560 isoform X1, with translation MGKLSESLLGYPDKEAAVFLAKGFLDGFKIPVAQTPPPSKIYKNLKSAGQHEDVLKQKIEKEVKAGRMAGPFEVIPIEGLVVSPLGVVPKKEQGKFRMIQHLSYPVGASVNDALDKEQCKVQYQSFDEALEIVKGQGDRALLAKVDIESAFRLLPLHPESFKLTGCYFQGAFFVDLCLPMGCAISCSYFEMFSTFLHWLICQRSGNAAIAHYLDDFLIIGPKQTGKCQETLLRFLQMLKELGVPVADEKTVQPTTKLTFLGIEIDTKARRCRLPRDKVEKSKQAIHNLMGTKKVTLREMQQALGLLNFACRVIPMGRIFKRRLEKATTGVKKPFHKIRITKELRADLGVWDSFLTEFNGIRLWLSETKNNRELELLTDASGSIGYGAYFAGKWCAGRWPQAWRELGLTKNLTLLELFPIVVALELWAGDFRDKAIRFISDNMGVVCAVNNLSSDSAPVINLLRQLVLICMRFNISFRAQHIPGVENTLADALSREKWDLFFKLAPNAAKTPHNCPDNLWQLVNLS